In the genome of Candidatus Woesearchaeota archaeon, one region contains:
- a CDS encoding metallophosphoesterase: MYKRIAITGDLHIRAKFPYFESSKQVLTWIVDNEVVNNEDTLFINLGDIYDQDINNGELNRIVLDFLSQLKNKDKILLNGNHDSDTNTTALEALRVINGVEVISEMDTRIIEDKNFLLLPHIYTDREGITMEENYSSITINEPIDYCLFHVMTEKMKFHKKAKVCDLSNLNIKQRIGGHNHNYDLDQGGDYLGSLQPNSSTEKDKTPKIYIIDLEKGEDYTIDVPLFINYYTVTYPDALPEMNVEYPIINILDSLDRKEAVEYYMKEAKEKDINLTINRVFRRRLMNDKEEVENEKGKTYTTDSEYFNQFEKEKEVSSGVSTIIRRVINL; this comes from the coding sequence ATGTATAAACGAATAGCAATCACGGGAGACCTACATATTAGAGCAAAGTTCCCCTATTTTGAGTCCAGTAAACAAGTATTAACTTGGATAGTAGATAATGAAGTAGTGAATAATGAGGATACATTATTTATTAATCTCGGCGATATATATGACCAGGATATCAATAATGGAGAGCTTAATAGAATAGTATTAGATTTTCTAAGTCAACTAAAAAATAAAGATAAGATCCTCCTTAATGGTAACCACGACTCAGACACCAATACTACAGCCTTAGAAGCTCTTAGAGTAATAAATGGTGTAGAAGTTATATCTGAAATGGATACAAGAATTATAGAAGATAAAAACTTTCTACTTTTACCTCACATTTACACAGATAGAGAGGGTATTACTATGGAAGAGAATTACTCTAGTATTACGATAAATGAGCCCATAGATTATTGCTTATTCCATGTAATGACTGAGAAAATGAAGTTTCACAAAAAAGCTAAAGTATGCGATCTTTCAAACTTAAATATTAAACAAAGAATAGGTGGTCATAATCATAATTATGACTTAGATCAAGGTGGCGATTACTTAGGAAGCCTACAACCAAACTCTTCAACTGAAAAAGATAAGACTCCTAAAATCTACATAATTGACTTAGAAAAAGGTGAAGATTATACAATAGATGTGCCTTTATTTATCAACTATTATACAGTTACATATCCTGATGCTCTACCAGAAATGAATGTAGAATATCCAATAATAAACATTTTAGATTCTTTAGATAGAAAAGAAGCTGTAGAGTATTATATGAAAGAAGCTAAAGAGAAAGATATCAATCTTACTATCAATCGAGTTTTCCGTAGAAGACTTATGAACGATAAGGAAGAAGTTGAAAATGAGAAAGGTAAAACATATACAACAGATAGTGAATATTTTAATCAGTTTGAAAAAGAGAAGGAAGTAAGTTCTGGAGTGTCAACAATAATAAGGAGAGTAATTAACTTATGA